In Schizosaccharomyces osmophilus chromosome 2, complete sequence, the following proteins share a genomic window:
- the gua2 gene encoding GMP synthase [glutamine-hydrolyzing] Gua2, whose protein sequence is MSSVTIPEDIPTSVSSHFDTILILDFGSQYSHLIARRLRELHVYAEMLPCTQKIAELPFKPKGVIFSGGPYSVYDDFAPHVDPAVFELDVPILGICYGMQELAWLNGRGVSAGIEREYGPAMVNITTESKSEVFQKFFESMPKEFEVWMSHGDKLNALPTGFESIGQTKNSPYAIIAHSSKAIFGIQFHPEVTHTPLGLQLIKNFALAICEAKPSWSMENFVDKEILRIRKMIGPEDHVIGAVSGGVDSTVAAKVLKEAIGDRFHAIMVDNGLLRLNEAEIVRENLKEHLGIRLTVIDASDEFLQKLSGVSDPEKKRKIIGNTFIHVFEREADRILKTTSGKVEYLLQGTLYPDVIESISFKGPSQTIKTHHNVGGLLEDMKLKLIEPLRELFKDEVRSLGELLGIERSLVWRHPFPGPGLGIRILGEVNRTQLEIARKADHIFITEIRNHGYYDKISQAFAALLPVKAVGVMGDQRTHEQVIALRAITTSDFMTADWFDGFSVKFLKLVSSRICNEVAGVNRVLYDISSKPPATVEME, encoded by the exons ATGAGTTCTGTAACAATTCCAGAAGATATTCCTACTTCT GTTTCTTCTCACTTCGATACCATTTTAATCCTTGATTTTGG ATCTCAATACAGCCATTTGATTGCTCGACGCCTTCGTGAACTCCATGTTTACGCTGAGATGTTGCCATGCACTCAAAAGATTGCTGAGCTCCCCTTCAAGCCAAAGGGTGTAATCTTTTCTGGTGGCCCCTACTCTGTCTATGATGATTTTGCTCCTCATGTTGATCCCGCTGTTTTTGAACTTGACGTTCCTATTCTCGGTATTTGCTACGGTATGCAAGAGCTTGCTTGGTTGAATGGCCGTGGTGTCAGCGCAGGCATTGAAAGAGAATACGGACCTGCTATGGTTAACATTACTACCGAAAGCAAATCTGaggttttccaaaagttttttgagTCTATGCCCAAGGAGTTTGAAGTATGGATGTCCCATGGCGATAAGTTGAATGCTTTACCCACTGGTTTTGAATCTATTGGTCAGACAAAGAACTCTCCATATGCTATCATTGCCCACAGCTCAAAGGCTATTTTTGGAATCCAATTCCATCCCGAAGTAACCCATACTCCTTTAGGCTTGCAATTGATTAAGAACTTTGCTCTTGCAATTTGTGAAGCTAAGCCAAGCTGGTCGATGGAAAATTTCGTTGACAAGGAGATTCTTCGTATTCGTAAGATGATTGGTCCCGAAGATCATGTAATTGGTGCTGTTTCCGGTGGTGTTGATTCCACTGTCGCTGCCAAggttttgaaagaagcCATCGGCGATCGTTTCCATGCGATTATGGTTGACAATGGCTTGCTGCGTTTGAACGAAGCTGAAATAGTTCGTGAAAACCTCAAAGAACACTTGGGTATTCGTTTGACCGTCATCGATGCTTCGGACgaattccttcaaaaattaaGTGGTGTTTCTGATCCCGAGAAAAAGCGCAAAATTATTGGAAACACTTTTATTCATGTTTTTGAGCGCGAAGCCGATCGTATTTTGAAGACAACTAGCGGTAAGGTAGAGTATCTTCTCCAAGGTACCCTCTACCCTGATGTGATTGAAAGCATTTCGTTCAAGGGACCTTCTCAAACTATTAAGACCCACCATAATGTTGGGGGTCTTTTGGAAGACATGAAGCTCAAGCTTATTGAGCCTTTGCGTGAACTTTTCAAGGACGAGGTCCGTTCTCTAGGTGAGCTTCTCGGAATTGAGCGCAGCCTTGTTTGGCGCCATCCTTTCCCTGGCCCAGGTTTGGGTATCAGAATTTTGGGTGAAGTCAACCGCACTCAACTTGAAATTGCTCGTAAAGCTGACCATATCTTCATCACCGAAATCCGCAATCACGGATACTATGACAAGATTTCTCAAGCCTTCGCTGCTCTTTTGCCTGTTAAGGCTGTAGGTGTTATGGGTGATCAGCGTACTCATGAGCAAGTTATTGCGTTGCGTGCTATCACTACTTCCGATTTCATGACCGCCGATTGGTTTGATGGATTTAGTgtgaaatttttgaagttggTAAGCTCTCGTATTTGCAACGAGGTTGCCGGTGTCAATCGTGTTCTCTATGACATTAGCAGTAAGCCCCCTGCCACTGTTGAGATGGAATAG
- the fub1 gene encoding PI31 proteasome inhibitor Fub1 gives MSLLFEEVQKKFHEALLEAGAAFQQCILPGGEVLTQVPKTYTDGAEFIYKYDNAFSVSVKIVHWKNWFYFLCHNTTSNITAARAFQKEDSKGDLDLKSLIDEIIPSNQDIRAQEQGVAVSENPRNVAQSTVHPRFVDVQPSDAPFGMSGPFGNLPSQKPLFPSIGADDLYPAGVGAPSSGNNGGMHPTLNHPIFHPERGTNNTGEEEPPVLPYVPSGARYDPTSPGDLRALHGPSGGQFPQRSSKPGQGFRFPGEPDNDDFMPPGSSDMFM, from the coding sequence ATGAGCCTATTATTTGAGGaagttcaaaaaaaatttcatgaGGCACTCTTGGAAGCTGGAGCTGCATTTCAACAATGTATTTTGCCAGGCGGTGAAGTCTTAACACAAGTACCAAAAACTTATACAGATGGTGCAGAATTTATCTACAAGTACGATAACGCTTTCAGTGTCTCAGTGAAGATCGTTCACTGgaaaaattggttttactttttgtgTCACAATACGACGTCAAATATAACTGCTGCCAGggctttccaaaaagaggATTCGAAAGGTGATTTGGATTTGAAGTCTTTAATTGATGAGATAATTCCATCAAACCAAGATATTCGGGCTCAAGAACAAGGCGTCGCGGTATCTGAGAATCCAAGAAACGTAGCGCAATCTACTGTCCACCCTCGATTTGTAGATGTCCAGCCCAGCGATGCTCCCTTTGGTATGTCAGGACCATTTGGAAATTTACCTAGCCAAAAGCCTCTATTTCCATCAATTGGTGCCGATGATCTTTACCCAGCTGGCGTCGGTGCTCCCTCTTCTGGGAACAATGGGGGAATGCATCCTACATTGAATCATCCTATATTTCATCCGGAAAGAGGAACGAATAACACTGGTGAAGAAGAACCTCCAGTTTTGCCTTATGTACCTTCTGGTGCTCGGTATGATCCAACATCGCCTGGTGACTTGCGAGCTTTACATGGCCCATCTGGAGGCCAATTTCCACAAAGAAGTTCAAAACCTGGTCAGGGTTTTAGATTTCCTGGTGAGCCCGACAATGATGACTTTATGCCTCCCGGTTCTAGCGACATGTTCATGTAG
- the grx2 gene encoding glutaredoxin Grx2: MSSLAKLFVEKAIASNPVTVFSKSYCPYCSAAKKTLTDYTAPFKSYEIDLLDSGSEIQAYLMEKTNQGTVPSIFFKNEFIGGNSDLTRLRNNGKLSTMLAKLQGTSN, translated from the exons ATGAGCTCTTTGGCAAAATTATTTGTGGAAAAAGCGATTGCAAGTAATCCTGTCACCGTCTTCAGCAAATCTTATTGCCCCTATTGTTCAGCAGCAAAAAAGACCTTGACTGACTATACCGCTCCTTTCAAATCTTATGAGATAGACTTATTAG ATTCTGGATCTGAAATACAAG CATACCTCATGGAAAAGACGAATCAAGGAACTGTCCCaagcatttttttcaaaaatgaatttattgGGG GAAACTCAGACCTTACTAGACTTCGTAACAACGGAAAATTATCGACCATGCTTGCTAAATTACAAGGAACCTCCAACTAG
- the naa10 gene encoding NatA N-acetyltransferase complex catalytic subunit Naa10, with translation MDIRPARVEDLVGMQHCNLNNLPENYQLKYYLYHAISWPMLSYVATNPKGRIVGYVLAKMEEEPKDGIPHGHVTSLSVMRSYRQLGLAKRMMVQSQRAMVEVYGAKYMSLHVRKSNRAALHLYRDSLTFDVQGIESKYYADGEDAYAMHKDLGLPPVENDQNIELSNKLQCLAVH, from the exons ATGGATATCCGTCCTGCTCGCGTTGAAGATTTGGTGGGGATGCAGCATTGCAATCTTAATAATTTGCCGGAAAACTATCAATTGAAGTACT ATCTTTATCATGCTATATCTTGGCCTATGCTCTCTTATGTTGCAACGAATCCAAAAGGTAGAATTGTCGGATATGTATTAGCCAAAATGGAGGAAGAACCCAAAGACGGAATTCCCCATGGACATGTCACTAGCTTATCCGTTATGCGCTCTTATAGACAATTGGGCCTTGCAAAGCGAATGATGGTTCAGAGTC AAAGAGCTATGGTTGAGGTATACGGTGCAAAGTATATGAGTCTCCATGTGAGAAAGAGCAATCGCGCTGCTCTTCACTTATACCGCGATAGTTTGACTTTTGA TGTTCAAGGAATCGAAAGTAAATACTATGCGGATGGAGAAGACGCCTACGCAATGCA CAAGGACTTGGGCCTTCCTCCTGTGGAAAATGATCAAAATATTGAGCTTTCTAATAAGCTCCAATGCTTAGCTGtccattga
- the moa1 gene encoding meiosis-specific kinetochore regulator (Meikin) Moa1 produces MDWMNRSNQLYISLDAFKRVKVNNKYGKQRTKNPQELEKRQPLQDKTNQIAPIHKNKGYPDILPDEISFIKTPERKGPARSFQELCFSDIPPLDPDFSKTFQPVATSTPKKKDKEKPVQARDQKIEDESEFDELAMWFQSASNFKLNFSETSSQKQSILNCQEAILNKFAPFETETDEIILF; encoded by the coding sequence ATGGACTGGATGAATAGAAGCAATCAGCTTTACATTTCTTTAGATGCCTTTAAAAGggtaaaagtaaataataaatatggAAAGCAACGAACCAAGAACCCACaagaattggaaaaaagacaaCCACTGCAAGATAAAACGAATCAAATAGCACCAATccataaaaacaaagggTATCCAGATATTCTGCCTGATGAAATATCATTTATTAAAACACCAGAACGTAAAGGTCCAGCAAGGTCATTCCAAGAATTGTGCTTTTCGGATATACCGCCGCTGGACCCAGATTTCTCTAAAACTTTTCAACCTGTTGCAACGTCAACGcccaagaaaaaggataaagaGAAACCAGTGCAAGCAAGGGACCAGAAGATTGAAGATGAAAGTGAATTTGATGAGTTAGCGATGTGGTTCCAATCTGCCTCTAATTTTAAACTCAACTTTTCTGAAACTTCTAGccaaaaacaatcaatCTTAAACTGTCAAGAAGCCATTTTAAACAAATTTGCTCCTTTTGAAACAGAAACCGATGAAATTATTCTGTTTTAA
- the vps29 gene encoding retromer complex subunit Vps29: MLVLVIGDFHIPNRSPKLSEKFRQLLIPGKINQIICLGNLTSPSIYDYLKHVCADLKLVRGAYDIDSKSPIAGKLTLGSFKVAYTSGHLIVPQDSPEALSILARDMDADIVLYGNTHKFSAFELDNCFFVNPGSATGAPTVSAANDDTKITPSFVLMDVQGAVLILYVYRIFDGEVRVEKMQYRKPE, translated from the exons ATGCTTGTACTAGTTATTGGTGATTTTCATATTCCTAATCGGTCACCAAAATTATCTGAAAAG TTTCGGCAGCTTTTGATTCCTGGGAAAATCAATCAGATAATATGTTTGGGTAATCTTACGAGTCCCTCTATATACGACTATTTAAAGCATGTATGCGCAGACCTTAAACTGGTGAGAGGAGCCTATGATATAGATAGCAAGTCGCCGATTGCTGGAAAGCTGACTTTGGGCTCTTTTAAAGTGGCATATACGAGCGGGCATTTAATTGTCCCTCAGGACAGTCCTGAAGCTCTAAGTATACTGGCTAGAGACATGGATGCTGATATCGTTCTTTATGGAAACACTCACAAATTCTCTGCATTTGAACTGgacaattgctttttcgtGAATCCGGGTTCTGCCACTGGAGCACCAACCGTATCGGCTGCGAATGATGATACCAAAATAACACCCAGCTTCGTGCTGATGGATGTTCAAGGAGCTGTTCTGATCTTATATGTTTACAGGATTTTTGATGGAGAAGTCCGAGTAGAAAAAATGCAGTATAGAAAGCCAGAATAA
- the ect1 gene encoding ethanolamine-phosphate cytidylyltransferase, with protein MTGKSYNRRLWLDGCLDFFHYGHSNAILQAKQLGDQLVVGVHSDEEITLHKGPPVQNLSERCLAAITCKWVNEVVPYAPYVFDLAWMRKYKCQFVVHGDDVSTDAEGNDCYRHAKAVNQYLEVKRTDGISTTELLDRLLNSTPLSTYSISPSNIMTYESILRSFASAPNGRYLDVNIYMYTPSGLEEIIPGVFSNKVKLEKSVLYLDGNWSLFTGMHMKTLKACAETFPDLPIVVGLFADDKCTEKPVLNLLERTLNLLQCKYVSAVIIDPPSAKSYNILESLKVKFGSLIEDVSYPDIFVKDQNTYQVTLREEPTESFHILDKQGSEAIKQRILSKKQEFEDRQRKKLKKNATENTTIHTCITR; from the exons ATGACAGGAAAATCTTATAATAGAAGACTATGGCTTGACGGTTGCttggatttctttcattatG GACACAGCAATGCTATTTTACAGGCTAAGCAGTTAGGCGACCAGCTAGTCGTGGGTGTACATTCTGATGAGGAAATTACACTTCATAAAGGTCCTCCCGTGCAAAACTTGAGTGAAAGATGCCTCGCAGCAATTACTTGCAAATGGGTAAATGAGGTTGTTCCTTACGCTCCATATGTATTTGACCTTGCTTGGATGAGAAAGTACAAATGCCAATTCGTGGTACACGGTGATGATGTATCAACTGACGCTGAAGGAAATGATTGTTATCGTCATGCAAAGGCTGTTAATCAATACCTCGAAGTCAAGCGTACAGATGGAATCAGCACTACAGAACTACTAGACCGACTATTAAACTCAACGCCATTATCAACCTACAGTATTTCTCCATCAAATATAATGACTTATGAATCAATTCTAAGAAGCTTTGCTTCTGCTCCAAACGGAAGATATCTGGACGTCAATATTTATATGTATACCCCTAGTGGtcttgaagaaataattCCTGGCGTTTTTTCGAACAAGGTGAAGCTGGAAAAGTCCGTATTATATCTTGATGGCAATTGGAGTTTATTTACTGGTATGCACATGAAAACGTTAAAGGCATGTGCAGAAACATTTCCGGATTTACCGATAGTCGTCGGACTTTTTGCAGACGACAAGTGCACCGAAAAACCAGTATTGAATCTTTTAGAAAGGACGCTTAACCTTTTGCAGTGCAAGTATGTTTCGGCTGTAATAATCGATCCTCCCTCTGCAAAGAGCTATAATATATTAGAATCCTTGAAAGTGAAATTTGGAAGCCTTATTGAAGACGTTTCGTATCCCGATATCTTTGTAAAAGATCAAAATACGTATCAAGTCACTTTAAGAGAGGAGCCAACTGAAAGCTTTCATATATTAGACAAGCAAGGATCGGAAGCAATCAAACAGCGGATTTTGTCAAAAAAGCAGGAGTTTGAAGATCGTCAACGCAAGAAGCTAAAAAAGAACGCAACGGAAAACACCACCATTCACACATGCATTACCCGTTAA
- the hal3 gene encoding thymidylate synthase / protein phosphatase inhibitor moonlighting protein Hal3, giving the protein MTQPLHARFAARAVKNPMIMEKEHQLTDSKHHVLVAATGSVAAIKLVLIVKALLTYDGVDVQVILTDPARNFVETEALTSLGVKVYTNADDWTCWNGLDSPITHIELRRWAHLLLIAPLSANTMAKVASGICDNLLTSLVRAWALHKPILLAPAMNTMMWTNPITQEHMETIGRIYKNTEIILPIEKVLACGDIGMGGMAEWRNIVSKVAEHLRLEHKKVVPNAVKNIENQDEEESSGTDNEESNYDDNDDQDSKGQDSETDEAAPSYIDVTPKASSLPSSNSSSILEPPTSQPSSTKKASAKFVAPSVHSEQLAQYQSPHQPGLSSVRAPPKPSHEENQYLDLIRYVMQYGRSRPDRTGTGTRSVFAPPQLRFSLRNQTLPLLTTKRVFLRGVLEELLWFIRGDTDANHLTEKGIHIWDGNGSREFLDLLGLHHRRAGDLGPVYGFQWRHFGAEYVGCDADYTGKGVDQLAKVIHTLKTNPYDRRIIMSAWNPLAMPEMALPPCHIFCQFYVNEPSKLGGKPELSCMMYQRSADMGLGVPFNIASYSVLTHMVAYMCGYEATEFIHVMGDCHIYNDHFEALQTQLVRTPKAFPTLSFRRDASDIGKIDQFGIEDFIIEGYEPWGPIKMKMSV; this is encoded by the coding sequence ATGACTCAGCCCTTACATGCAAGGTTTGCAGCACGGGCTGTCAAGAATCCCATGATTATGGAGAAGGAGCATCAACTCACGGATTCCAAGCATCATGTTCTGGTAGCGGCTACAGGCTCAGTGGCGGCTATTAAATTGGTGTTAATTGTCAAGGCCCTTTTAACTTACGACGGCGTCGACGTGCAAGTTATCCTTACAGATCCAGCTCGTAATTTTGTGGAAACCGAGGCCCTCACGTCTCTTGGAGTCAAAGTGTATACTAATGCCGATGATTGGACTTGCTGGAATGGCTTGGATAGTCCTATCACGCATATAGAATTGCGTCGCTGGGCTCATTTGTTATTGATTGCTCCCTTGAGTGCAAATACAATGGCTAAAGTCGCTAGTGGAATTTGTGATAATCTCTTAACCTCTTTGGTAAGAGCCTGGGCATTGCATAAACCGATCCTGCTTGCACCTGCCATGAACACAATGATGTGGACCAACCCCATTACCCAAGAACATATGGAGACCATTGGCcgtatttacaaaaatacAGAGATTATCTTGCCCATTGAAAAAGTCCTTGCTTGCGGAGACATCGGAATGGGCGGCATGGCTGAATGGCGAAACATTGTATCCAAAGTTGCGGAACACTTGCGTCTTGAACATAAGAAGGTAGTGCCCAATGCCGtgaaaaacattgaaaaccAAGATGAGGAAGAGTCTAGCGGTACCGATAATGAAGAATCCAATTACGATGATAATGATGATCAAGACTCTAAAGGACAAGATAGTGAAACCGATGAAGCAGCTCCTTCTTACATCGACGTTACTCCCAAAGCCTCCTCTTTGCCTTCTAGTAACTCTTCATCCATCCTAGAACCCCCTACTTCCCAGCCTTCTTCGACCAAGAAAGCGTCCGCCAAGTTTGTCGCTCCAAGCGTACATTCGGAGCAGCTTGCTCAATATCAATCGCCTCATCAACCCGGTTTATCCTCCGTTCGAGCTCCTCCCAAACCCAGTcatgaagaaaaccaaTATCTCGATTTGATTCGTTATGTTATGCAGTACGGAAGGTCTCGCCCTGATCGTACTGGTACTGGTACTCGTTCTGTGTTTGCCCCCCCTCAATTGCGCTTTTCTTTGCGTAATCAAACACTTCCTTTGTTAACGACTAAACGCGTCTTTTTGCGTGgtgttttggaagaacTTTTATGGTTCATCCGTGGTGATACTGACGCAAATCACTTAACTGAAAAGGGTATACATATTTGGGATGGAAATGGAAGTAGAGAATTTCTTGACCTGCTTGGTTTGCATCACCGTAGAGCTGGTGACTTGGGTCCGGTTTATGGTTTTCAATGGAGGCACTTTGGTGCTGAATATGTTGGCTGTGATGCCGATTACACAGGCAAAGGTGTAGATCAGCTCGCAAAGGTAATCCACacattgaaaacaaacccCTATGATCGTCGTATAATCATGTCTGCCTGGAACCCTCTTGCAATGCCCGAGATGGCTTTACCCCCATGCCATATCTTTTGCCAGTTTTATGTGAATGAACCAAGTAAACTTGGTGGAAAGCCAGAGTTATCTTGTATGATGTATCAACGCTCAGCTGATATGGGTCTTGGAGTTCCTTTTAATATTGCATCTTATTCTGTTTTGACCCATATGGTTGCGTATATGTGCGGATATGAAGCTACTGAATTTATACATGTTATGGGCGATTGTCATATTTACAACGACCATTTTGAGGCCCTTCAAACACAGTTGGTTCGCACTCCAAAAGCTTTTCCTACATTGTCATTTAGACGTGATGCGAGTGACATTGGAAAAATTGATCAATTCGGTATAGaagattttattattgAAGGATACGAACCTTGGGGGCCTAtcaagatgaagatgagTGTATAA